One genomic region from Streptomyces sp. Li-HN-5-11 encodes:
- a CDS encoding CU044_2847 family protein, with amino-acid sequence MTAQDAGVQVKIENVHPEGVEGRQLVLVDFPPGRGIRQVALGSADLIRRSEEAVNAAMGTIRSMAQRVSDAVTGLSVRPDEVEVEFGITLDAESGALIAKAGVGAALTVRLTWSADHAL; translated from the coding sequence ATGACGGCGCAGGACGCCGGTGTGCAGGTGAAGATCGAGAATGTGCATCCAGAAGGCGTCGAGGGTCGGCAACTGGTGCTTGTCGACTTCCCGCCTGGTCGGGGCATCAGACAGGTGGCGCTGGGTTCGGCCGACCTCATCCGCCGTTCGGAGGAAGCGGTCAACGCGGCGATGGGAACTATTCGCTCCATGGCACAGCGGGTCAGCGACGCCGTCACAGGGCTGTCGGTGCGACCCGATGAGGTCGAGGTCGAGTTCGGTATCACGTTGGATGCCGAAAGCGGCGCGTTGATCGCCAAAGCGGGAGTCGGCGCAGCGCTCACTGTGCGGCTTACCTGGAGTGCGGATCATGCTTTATGA
- a CDS encoding DUF397 domain-containing protein: MEVTPDFPAAVPVRDSKNPDGPVVVVSRSAWTAFLGAVS, from the coding sequence ATAGAAGTCACCCCCGACTTCCCCGCCGCCGTCCCCGTCCGTGACAGCAAGAACCCTGACGGGCCGGTGGTCGTGGTCTCCCGGTCCGCCTGGACGGCGTTCCTCGGCGCCGTTTCCTAG
- a CDS encoding RHS repeat-associated core domain-containing protein, whose product MGGLRRARTWVVAVTTSALVATGLGTAPAVWATQRHGHHTVGAPAGRDGTAVAFKARRTAAKDPAGPAATRTAEALAKPVVWPTAYTETLSVTGRTPAAKRPALDGTTAVGRLPVKVSSPASGTAPAKVSVRVAGHDTATALGINGTVLSLARADGQQGMGKAQLTLDYSGFAHAYGGDYASRLSLVRLPACALTTPSLPKCRTRTPLATKNDTEHHTLTATAPVGASAMTALAATAAGKSGAGSYQATSLSPSAAWNAGGSSGDFTWQYPLAVPPSNGGPAPNLAITYDAQSVDGRLPSTNNQPSWVGEGFDLSTSYIERSYDSCDDDGQKDKNDECWANDNATLVLGGKSSPLIKDSKTGDWHPKADDGERVVHSTGAVNGDNDGEYWTVTTQDGTQYVFGKNRLPGWTAKAAETNSVWTVPVFGDDSGEPGYDQGTSFSARALTQAWRWNLDYVVDPHGNAMSYWYTKESNSYAKNGATTANGTAYDRGGYLSRIDYGITSSTVFGNAPERVTFTTAERCLVTSAEKCSSLTSSTASHWPDVPFDQICASGKTCSATGPTFFSRRRLTGVTTSVWDASLSTPAYRDVDSWALDQSFPDPGDGTSAGLWLKSITRTGKDGSTTSMPPVKFAGVQLFNRVDTTHDDIAALVKWRVRTITSETGSVLTVDYSDPQCVAGTKMPSSPDADTLRCFPTYWQPPYTADPQLDWFHKYVVTQVTESDPTGGSPLKETDYTYNDLPAWHYDSDNVTTPAKRKTWSVWRGYGSVTTTTGDAQSTRTKNVTTYFRGMDGDKQSDGTTRSAKVTDSTGTSVADSDPLAGSVREAVTYNGSAEVSGAITDPWIHTTGSDGTRSSAFTRAHAVHTRTDLSSGGTRDTTVTTSYDDSTGAATMVDDSGDEAVTGDEQCTRTTLASNTSDWLMAFPTRVETVDVACGAPTSRPDDVVSDVRTLYDNQAYGAAPKAGDETSTQRLSAYDGGSPVYQTVSTSAYDAQGRIHSVKDADQNTTTTDYTPATGGPLTSTVTTNAKGYATTTSFDPARGVATSVVDPNNKRTDYAYDGLGRLTALWLANRSKASKQTASLVYSYSISNTAASVVSTGKLNNDGATYDTTYALYDALLRPRQTQTPAPGGGRVIAETRYDSRGLAVDSGADYTDEVAPSGTLATITSAWPAQTATTYDGAGRATASDFYADGVKRWTTSTAYGGDRVTVTPPKGGIATTTLTDTLGRTVETRQYDSGSPSGSYTSIKYHYDGKSRLKEVVDNDGNTWSYSYDLMGRKTNSTDPDAGTTRTAYNELDQVTSTTTAVGTGDEKTLSYTYDVLGRKTGMYDGTTQDADHQLAKWTYDSVAKGQPTSSIRYVGGSGTSGKAYISQVGTYDALYRPTLTRVTIPSVTGEEALAGSYTSTTDYNLDGTVYAVSDPAAGGLPSESLVYKYNELSMPTTLMGATGYVLNTSYSKLGDIKQLTLGVSKADTAKWLQITNTYEDGTRRLKRELVTDDTQSAPVQDSTYDYDDAGNPTKLATHADGTDDVQCYRYDGHDRLTQAWTATDGCAADPSTAVLGGPAPYWQSFTYDNLGNRKTRTDHATTAGGADTTTSYGYPAPGTSQAHTLTSSTTTNGTTTTKSSYTYDASGNTRTRTIDGKTQTLDWDDEGHLTKATNADGTTASYLYDPDGNRILSRDDSGTTLYLGDTEVHLAKGATTATGTRYYTWAGQTIAVRSSSGNLQWQVTDAHGTAETAVDATTQAVTRRRLDPFGNPRGTQPTADAWLGDKGFVNGIQDTTTGLTHLGAREYDSTTGRFISDDPVLELTDAQQIDGYTYAADNPLTHSDPAGLMLFPGDNSGGIDSGGTGGTHTVQNRDNANAGGGRTSPSPRSDDDEGSHHGCGWSLSCYAKKTWHTVQQHPVLAAVVATAVVVGVVACVVACGAVLLAAAQGFTAGAEAGSLSAAAVGASVGVMSEGGAVTAAAAGIAGAGAKAIAEGAETASQEEAAASTGARSASGAAENTAASGSAKAADRAATRAREIQDKHVNRAPKKPDTIAHKQRMVAVVETDGPSVIGGGARDLNPEQRNMINSQTEIAVRLPGGHGEVTAVSGAVSHGLIPRSIGTSMDFCDLCELFIQETGGVITSPRTAVWPQFGGPEIDPGLVG is encoded by the coding sequence ATGGGTGGGCTACGGCGGGCACGGACGTGGGTCGTCGCTGTCACGACGAGCGCGCTGGTGGCCACGGGACTGGGCACGGCCCCGGCCGTGTGGGCGACCCAGCGGCACGGCCACCACACCGTGGGCGCCCCGGCGGGCAGGGACGGCACCGCGGTCGCCTTCAAGGCCAGGCGGACGGCGGCGAAGGACCCGGCAGGGCCCGCCGCCACCCGTACCGCCGAGGCACTGGCGAAACCCGTCGTCTGGCCGACCGCTTACACCGAGACCCTCTCAGTGACGGGCAGGACACCAGCCGCCAAGAGGCCAGCCCTCGACGGGACCACGGCGGTCGGCAGGCTGCCCGTCAAGGTGAGCAGCCCGGCCTCGGGCACGGCCCCGGCCAAGGTGTCGGTCCGGGTGGCCGGGCACGACACCGCCACGGCTCTCGGCATCAACGGCACCGTGCTCTCCCTGGCTCGCGCCGACGGGCAGCAGGGCATGGGCAAGGCCCAACTCACCCTCGACTACTCCGGCTTCGCCCACGCCTACGGCGGCGACTACGCCTCCAGACTCTCGCTGGTCCGCCTGCCCGCCTGCGCGCTGACCACCCCGTCCCTGCCCAAGTGCCGGACCCGGACGCCTCTCGCGACCAAGAACGACACCGAGCACCACACCCTCACCGCGACCGCCCCGGTCGGCGCCTCGGCCATGACGGCCCTCGCCGCGACCGCCGCCGGCAAGTCCGGGGCCGGCTCCTACCAGGCCACCTCCCTCAGCCCGTCCGCCGCCTGGAACGCGGGCGGTTCCAGCGGCGACTTCACCTGGCAGTACCCGCTGGCTGTGCCGCCCTCCAACGGCGGCCCCGCCCCCAACCTGGCCATCACCTACGACGCCCAGAGCGTCGACGGACGCCTCCCCTCCACCAACAACCAGCCGTCCTGGGTCGGCGAGGGCTTCGACCTCTCGACCTCCTACATCGAGCGTTCCTACGACTCCTGTGACGACGACGGCCAGAAGGACAAGAACGACGAGTGCTGGGCGAACGACAACGCCACCCTGGTCCTCGGCGGCAAGTCCAGCCCCCTGATCAAGGACAGCAAGACCGGCGACTGGCACCCCAAGGCCGACGACGGTGAGCGTGTGGTGCACTCCACCGGCGCGGTCAACGGCGACAACGACGGCGAGTACTGGACCGTCACCACACAGGACGGCACCCAGTACGTCTTCGGCAAGAACCGGCTCCCCGGCTGGACCGCCAAGGCCGCGGAGACCAACTCCGTCTGGACCGTCCCCGTCTTCGGCGACGACTCCGGCGAACCCGGATACGACCAGGGCACCTCCTTCTCCGCCCGGGCACTCACCCAGGCCTGGCGGTGGAACCTGGACTACGTCGTGGACCCGCACGGCAACGCGATGTCGTACTGGTACACCAAGGAGAGCAACTCCTACGCCAAGAACGGGGCCACCACCGCCAACGGCACCGCCTACGACCGTGGCGGCTACCTCAGCCGTATCGACTACGGGATCACCTCCTCCACCGTCTTCGGCAACGCCCCCGAAAGGGTCACCTTCACCACCGCCGAACGCTGCCTGGTGACCAGCGCCGAGAAGTGCTCCTCGCTCACGTCCAGCACGGCTTCCCACTGGCCGGACGTCCCGTTCGACCAGATCTGTGCCTCCGGCAAGACCTGCAGCGCGACAGGACCGACCTTCTTCTCCCGCAGGCGCTTGACCGGAGTGACCACCAGTGTCTGGGACGCGAGCCTGTCGACTCCGGCGTACCGGGACGTCGACTCATGGGCGCTCGACCAGTCCTTCCCCGACCCCGGCGACGGCACCTCCGCGGGCCTGTGGCTGAAGTCCATCACCCGCACCGGCAAGGACGGCTCCACGACCTCCATGCCGCCGGTCAAGTTCGCGGGCGTCCAGCTCTTCAACCGGGTCGACACCACCCACGACGACATCGCCGCGCTGGTCAAGTGGCGGGTAAGGACGATCACTTCGGAGACCGGTTCCGTCCTCACGGTCGACTACTCCGACCCGCAGTGCGTGGCGGGCACCAAAATGCCCAGCAGCCCGGACGCGGACACGCTGCGCTGCTTCCCGACGTACTGGCAGCCGCCGTACACCGCGGATCCCCAACTGGACTGGTTCCACAAGTACGTCGTCACGCAGGTCACCGAGTCGGACCCCACCGGCGGTTCCCCGCTGAAGGAGACCGACTACACCTACAACGACCTACCGGCCTGGCACTACGACAGCGACAACGTCACCACTCCCGCGAAGCGCAAGACGTGGTCGGTCTGGCGCGGCTACGGCAGCGTCACCACGACGACAGGTGACGCCCAGTCCACCCGCACCAAGAACGTCACGACCTACTTCCGCGGCATGGACGGTGACAAGCAGTCCGACGGCACCACCCGCAGCGCCAAGGTCACCGACTCCACCGGCACCTCCGTCGCCGACTCCGACCCCCTGGCCGGCAGCGTCCGAGAAGCGGTCACCTACAACGGCAGCGCCGAGGTGTCCGGTGCCATCACCGACCCGTGGATCCACACCACCGGCTCCGACGGCACCCGCAGCAGCGCCTTCACCCGCGCGCACGCCGTCCACACCCGCACCGACCTGTCGTCCGGCGGCACCCGCGACACCACCGTCACCACGTCCTACGACGACTCCACCGGCGCGGCCACCATGGTCGACGACTCGGGCGACGAAGCGGTCACGGGCGACGAACAGTGCACCCGCACCACACTTGCCAGCAACACCAGCGACTGGCTGATGGCCTTCCCCACCCGGGTCGAGACCGTCGACGTCGCCTGCGGCGCACCCACCAGCCGCCCCGACGACGTCGTCTCGGACGTACGCACCCTGTACGACAACCAGGCCTACGGCGCCGCGCCCAAGGCCGGCGACGAGACGTCCACCCAGCGGCTCTCCGCCTACGACGGCGGCAGCCCGGTCTACCAGACGGTGTCCACCAGCGCCTACGACGCACAAGGCCGCATCCACTCGGTCAAGGACGCCGACCAGAACACCACGACGACGGACTACACCCCGGCCACCGGCGGCCCGCTGACCAGCACCGTCACCACCAACGCCAAGGGCTACGCGACCACCACCAGCTTCGACCCGGCACGAGGCGTCGCCACCTCCGTCGTCGACCCGAACAACAAACGCACCGACTACGCCTACGACGGACTCGGCCGCCTCACCGCCCTGTGGCTCGCGAACCGCTCCAAGGCCTCGAAACAGACGGCGAGCCTCGTCTACAGCTACTCGATCTCGAACACCGCCGCCTCGGTGGTCTCCACCGGCAAGCTCAACAACGACGGCGCCACGTACGACACGACCTACGCGCTGTACGACGCGCTGCTGCGCCCGCGGCAGACGCAGACCCCCGCGCCGGGCGGCGGACGCGTGATCGCCGAGACCCGGTACGACAGCCGCGGCCTGGCCGTCGACTCCGGCGCCGACTACACCGACGAGGTTGCCCCCTCGGGCACGCTCGCCACGATCACCTCCGCGTGGCCCGCTCAGACCGCCACCACGTACGACGGAGCCGGCCGTGCCACCGCGAGCGACTTCTACGCCGACGGAGTCAAGCGCTGGACGACCTCCACCGCGTACGGCGGAGACCGGGTGACCGTCACGCCGCCCAAGGGCGGCATCGCCACCACGACGCTGACCGACACCCTCGGCCGCACCGTCGAGACCCGGCAGTACGACAGCGGCAGTCCGTCCGGCTCGTACACGTCGATCAAGTACCACTACGACGGGAAGAGCCGGCTGAAGGAGGTCGTCGACAACGACGGCAACACATGGTCGTACTCCTACGACCTGATGGGGCGGAAGACCAACTCCACCGACCCGGACGCCGGCACCACCAGAACCGCGTACAACGAGCTCGACCAGGTCACCTCCACGACCACCGCGGTCGGCACCGGCGACGAGAAGACCCTGAGCTACACCTACGACGTCCTCGGCCGCAAGACCGGCATGTACGACGGCACCACGCAGGACGCCGACCACCAACTGGCCAAGTGGACGTACGACTCCGTGGCCAAGGGCCAGCCGACGTCCTCCATCCGCTACGTCGGCGGCTCCGGCACCTCGGGCAAGGCCTACATCAGCCAGGTCGGCACCTACGACGCCCTCTACCGGCCGACCCTGACCCGGGTCACCATTCCGTCGGTCACCGGCGAGGAGGCCCTGGCGGGCTCGTACACCTCGACGACCGACTACAACCTGGACGGCACGGTCTATGCGGTCTCCGACCCGGCGGCCGGCGGACTGCCCTCCGAATCCCTGGTGTACAAGTACAACGAGCTGAGCATGCCGACGACGCTCATGGGGGCGACCGGTTATGTGCTGAACACGAGCTACAGCAAGCTCGGCGACATCAAGCAGCTCACCCTGGGAGTCTCCAAGGCGGACACCGCCAAGTGGCTGCAGATCACCAACACCTACGAGGACGGCACCCGCCGCCTCAAGCGGGAACTCGTCACCGACGACACACAGAGCGCGCCAGTCCAGGACAGCACCTACGACTACGACGACGCCGGCAATCCGACCAAGCTCGCCACTCACGCCGACGGCACCGACGACGTCCAGTGCTACCGCTACGACGGTCACGACCGCCTCACCCAGGCCTGGACCGCCACCGACGGCTGCGCGGCCGACCCCTCCACCGCCGTCCTCGGCGGCCCGGCCCCTTACTGGCAGAGCTTCACCTACGACAACCTGGGCAACCGCAAGACCCGTACCGACCACGCGACAACCGCGGGCGGCGCCGACACGACCACCAGTTACGGCTACCCGGCACCGGGCACCAGCCAGGCCCACACGCTGACCTCGTCGACCACCACCAACGGCACCACCACGACCAAGAGTTCGTACACCTACGACGCCTCGGGCAACACCCGCACCCGCACCATCGACGGCAAGACGCAGACCCTCGACTGGGACGACGAGGGCCACCTCACCAAGGCCACCAACGCCGACGGCACCACGGCCTCCTACCTCTACGACCCCGACGGCAACCGGATCCTCTCGCGAGACGACTCCGGCACGACGCTGTACCTGGGCGACACCGAAGTCCACCTGGCCAAGGGCGCCACCACGGCCACGGGCACCCGCTACTACACCTGGGCCGGCCAGACCATCGCCGTACGCAGCAGTTCGGGCAACCTCCAGTGGCAGGTCACCGACGCCCACGGCACCGCCGAAACCGCGGTCGACGCCACCACCCAGGCCGTCACCCGCCGCCGCCTCGACCCCTTCGGCAACCCGCGCGGCACCCAGCCCACTGCCGACGCCTGGCTCGGTGACAAGGGCTTCGTCAACGGCATCCAGGACACCACGACGGGCCTGACCCACCTGGGCGCCCGCGAGTACGACTCCACGACCGGCCGCTTCATATCCGACGATCCCGTCCTCGAACTCACCGACGCCCAGCAGATCGACGGCTACACGTACGCGGCCGACAACCCGCTCACGCACAGCGACCCCGCAGGTCTGATGCTCTTCCCGGGCGACAACAGCGGAGGAATCGACAGCGGCGGCACGGGCGGAACCCACACCGTCCAGAACCGTGACAACGCCAACGCGGGCGGCGGCCGGACCTCGCCCAGCCCGCGCAGCGATGACGACGAAGGCTCGCACCACGGCTGCGGCTGGTCCTTGTCCTGCTATGCCAAGAAGACCTGGCACACGGTCCAGCAGCACCCGGTGCTCGCGGCCGTGGTGGCCACCGCCGTCGTGGTCGGAGTGGTCGCCTGTGTGGTCGCTTGTGGAGCCGTCCTCCTGGCCGCGGCCCAAGGGTTCACGGCGGGCGCCGAAGCAGGCAGCCTCAGCGCCGCAGCGGTCGGCGCATCCGTCGGAGTCATGAGCGAGGGCGGCGCGGTGACCGCTGCGGCGGCGGGCATCGCCGGAGCCGGCGCGAAAGCCATCGCCGAAGGCGCCGAAACCGCTTCGCAGGAAGAAGCGGCCGCGTCGACGGGCGCAAGGAGTGCGAGCGGCGCTGCCGAGAACACTGCTGCATCCGGTTCGGCCAAGGCGGCCGATCGTGCAGCGACACGGGCAAGAGAGATTCAAGACAAGCATGTGAACCGGGCTCCCAAGAAGCCGGATACGATCGCGCACAAGCAGCGGATGGTGGCCGTCGTCGAAACGGACGGTCCCAGCGTCATCGGTGGAGGTGCGCGTGACCTGAATCCGGAGCAGCGAAATATGATCAACTCACAGACGGAAATAGCTGTCCGTTTGCCCGGGGGACACGGAGAGGTGACTGCCGTGAGCGGCGCTGTGAGTCACGGCTTGATTCCGCGCTCTATTGGAACTTCCATGGATTTCTGCGATCTTTGCGAGCTGTTCATCCAGGAGACGGGCGGGGTCATCACCAGTCCGCGTACGGCCGTGTGGCCGCAGTTCGGTGGTCCGGAGATCGATCCCGGTCTGGTGGGCTGA
- a CDS encoding helix-turn-helix transcriptional regulator, with translation MARQVAGSSTSHRGTPEHTHPDDVPVQTALAALADPVRLSLVRELAGSAEWSRSCGSFDVPVGKAALSHHFAVLRAAGLVEQRDEGPRRVNRLRRAEFDARFPGLLDLVLREVSHNSRR, from the coding sequence GTGGCGCGGCAAGTGGCCGGCAGCAGCACCAGTCATCGGGGCACGCCCGAGCACACCCACCCCGACGACGTACCCGTCCAGACCGCGCTCGCCGCCCTCGCGGATCCCGTACGGCTGTCGCTCGTACGGGAGCTGGCGGGGTCGGCCGAGTGGTCCCGCAGCTGCGGGAGTTTCGACGTGCCCGTCGGGAAGGCCGCCCTCAGCCATCACTTCGCGGTGCTGCGCGCGGCGGGTCTCGTCGAGCAGCGGGACGAGGGGCCACGACGCGTCAACCGCCTCCGCAGAGCGGAGTTCGACGCCCGTTTCCCGGGGCTGCTGGATCTCGTGCTGCGGGAGGTGAGCCACAACTCCCGCAGATGA
- a CDS encoding RDD family protein, giving the protein MDPVRGQRPDGANVEYVVDASSVASVAGSPVFLLPSNRRRIAARLVDTVIASVVGMLVFMAVGDSTDGGMFLVLIPVGFAAGGLLYFLPLVHWWGTTIGKWMFGMRVVRLWSDGTLPPSFKDTFLREFDRAVFLSIPVANLLFGTILLAQMAKDGGSYYQSKFDRVARTAVVRWPARVAGGVVGAGL; this is encoded by the coding sequence ATGGATCCAGTGCGGGGGCAGCGGCCGGACGGGGCGAACGTCGAGTATGTAGTCGACGCCAGCTCGGTGGCTTCTGTCGCGGGGAGTCCGGTGTTTCTGTTGCCGTCCAATAGGCGGAGGATCGCGGCTCGCCTGGTGGACACGGTGATCGCGTCCGTTGTTGGAATGCTTGTCTTCATGGCGGTAGGAGATTCAACGGACGGTGGAATGTTCTTGGTGCTCATTCCGGTGGGATTCGCCGCAGGTGGTCTGCTGTACTTTCTGCCGCTGGTCCACTGGTGGGGGACCACGATCGGCAAGTGGATGTTCGGGATGCGTGTGGTTCGGTTGTGGTCCGACGGCACGCTGCCGCCTTCCTTCAAGGACACCTTCCTCCGGGAGTTCGACCGGGCAGTCTTCCTGTCCATCCCGGTGGCGAACCTTCTCTTCGGTACGATCCTGCTGGCGCAGATGGCGAAAGATGGCGGCTCGTACTACCAGAGCAAGTTCGACCGAGTGGCGCGCACTGCTGTCGTGCGGTGGCCTGCGCGTGTTGCAGGAGGTGTGGTCGGCGCGGGCCTCTGA
- a CDS encoding zinc-binding dehydrogenase: protein MRAIEFQEYGGPEVLEAVKADVPEPGPGQVSVDVAYAGVNFADLKARAEGYRVPGLPYRPGLELSGRVRALGPGVTGLSVGQEVAALTQNGAYADVVVADAATVFPLPTGVDLRTGATLPSVLPTAYALVHTVGRLQPGETILVQGAAGGIGTAVGQLAKAAGAAAVYGVVSSPAKAAFAQEYGYDEVFVGDFEEPVRAATAGRGVDLALDPVGGETLRASLASLARFGRLVSFGNASGEPAWTVGQPELYPRALSVAGFSILTLAETAPEELRELSSRAFAKALDGTVTLPVTAEFALEEAAEAHRLMGARTSTGKLLLRL from the coding sequence ATGCGCGCGATCGAGTTCCAGGAGTACGGCGGCCCCGAGGTCCTGGAGGCGGTGAAGGCCGACGTCCCCGAGCCGGGCCCCGGCCAGGTGAGCGTCGACGTGGCCTACGCCGGCGTGAACTTCGCCGACCTCAAGGCCCGCGCGGAGGGCTATCGCGTCCCTGGGCTGCCCTACCGCCCCGGCCTTGAACTCTCCGGCCGGGTAAGGGCCCTGGGCCCCGGCGTCACGGGCCTGTCCGTCGGCCAGGAAGTGGCCGCGCTCACGCAGAACGGCGCCTACGCGGACGTGGTGGTCGCGGACGCGGCAACGGTCTTCCCGCTCCCCACCGGCGTGGACCTGCGCACGGGCGCCACGCTCCCGTCGGTCCTGCCGACGGCGTACGCCCTGGTCCACACGGTCGGCCGACTCCAGCCCGGTGAAACGATCCTCGTCCAGGGCGCGGCGGGCGGCATCGGCACGGCGGTGGGGCAGTTGGCGAAGGCAGCGGGCGCGGCTGCCGTGTACGGCGTGGTGTCGAGCCCCGCGAAGGCCGCCTTCGCGCAGGAGTACGGCTACGACGAGGTGTTCGTCGGCGACTTCGAGGAGCCGGTACGGGCGGCCACGGCAGGCCGGGGCGTCGACCTGGCCCTCGACCCGGTGGGCGGCGAGACCCTCCGCGCGAGCCTGGCCTCCCTCGCCCGTTTCGGCCGCCTGGTGTCGTTCGGCAACGCGAGCGGAGAGCCCGCCTGGACGGTTGGCCAGCCGGAGCTCTACCCCCGCGCCCTCTCGGTCGCCGGCTTCTCGATCCTCACCCTGGCCGAGACGGCGCCCGAGGAACTCCGCGAGTTGTCCTCCCGCGCCTTCGCCAAGGCCCTGGACGGCACGGTGACCCTCCCGGTCACCGCCGAGTTCGCCCTGGAGGAGGCAGCCGAGGCCCACCGCCTGATGGGCGCCCGCACCAGCACGGGGAAGCTGCTGCTGCGCCTCTAG
- a CDS encoding helix-turn-helix transcriptional regulator, which produces MSRRNADAGAGASNAMLFGELLRHYREAALLTQDGLAREIPCDRSHVARVEAGTRVPQDTFAKKCDELLDTGGVLLRLWGRIDWYPQVEHPDWFRRRAEMDAVATTLCEYQERVVPGLLQTESYARALFSRLVRGDELEERVRARLSRQQCFLAEGGPLYVVVLDESCLRNVVQSPEVMREQCAHLLSLGARPNIRIQVAPAGRYGLVRPSGSMSLITLPDGHQWVYSESLDRGHFNDDPAIFTGHSQTYDVLRADALSAPESAALISDAMERYEHHGQARTQLRDLDQEQPQRRQRRQLHRSHPRLPRRRPRP; this is translated from the coding sequence GTGAGCCGACGCAACGCCGACGCAGGGGCCGGAGCCAGCAACGCCATGCTGTTCGGCGAGCTGTTGCGGCACTACCGCGAGGCCGCGTTGCTGACGCAGGATGGGTTGGCCAGGGAGATCCCCTGCGACCGGTCCCACGTGGCCCGCGTGGAGGCCGGTACGCGGGTGCCTCAGGACACCTTCGCGAAGAAGTGCGACGAACTCCTCGACACGGGTGGGGTGTTGCTTCGGTTGTGGGGACGGATCGACTGGTATCCGCAGGTGGAGCATCCGGACTGGTTCCGGCGGAGGGCCGAGATGGATGCGGTGGCGACCACGTTGTGCGAGTACCAAGAGCGTGTCGTGCCAGGCCTGTTGCAGACCGAGAGTTATGCGCGGGCGCTGTTCTCCCGTCTCGTGCGCGGTGATGAGCTGGAGGAACGCGTCCGGGCCCGACTCAGCCGACAGCAATGCTTCCTGGCCGAAGGCGGCCCGCTGTACGTCGTCGTCCTGGACGAGAGCTGCCTGCGCAACGTTGTGCAGAGCCCTGAGGTCATGCGGGAACAGTGCGCGCACCTGCTGAGTCTCGGAGCCCGTCCCAACATCCGTATCCAGGTGGCCCCGGCCGGTCGTTACGGTCTCGTCCGTCCAAGTGGTTCGATGTCACTCATCACGCTGCCGGACGGGCATCAGTGGGTCTACTCCGAGTCGCTCGACCGCGGCCATTTCAACGACGATCCAGCCATCTTCACCGGTCACAGCCAGACCTATGATGTGCTCAGGGCCGACGCTCTGTCAGCTCCAGAGTCGGCCGCTCTGATCAGCGACGCGATGGAGAGGTACGAGCATCATGGACAGGCACGAACTCAGCTCCGCGACCTGGATCAAGAGCAGCCACAGCGACGCCAACGGCGGCAACTGCATAGAAGTCACCCCCGACTTCCCCGCCGCCGTCCCCGTCCGTGA